The following coding sequences are from one Eleginops maclovinus isolate JMC-PN-2008 ecotype Puerto Natales chromosome 13, JC_Emac_rtc_rv5, whole genome shotgun sequence window:
- the LOC134875243 gene encoding uncharacterized protein LOC134875243: MGKCKFNEAWRDKRAFHWVKPVENNVFEAFCTVCKKKIQLGTMGVKALESHAKSAKHISSMKVKDQTPSVAGVFQPANVSQLADNVSEVAGNVNQPAANVTATALPATSATPVSVDLRTAFGSTPTMKAEVLWTLNTVAKHQSYNSNENVSDLFKFMFPDSDIATTFTCGPDKTAYIAKFGLAVFIKEELVSKVNKSPFVLMFDESLNETTKNKQLDVHVRFWDEGQVQSRYLGSRFMGHSTAQDLLSHLKECMDKLNLKDLVSISMDGPSVNWKLFELFQKDQAEQYGGLQLICVGSCGLHTLHNAFKCGFTAWLLDKLLRAMHTLFNNVPARREDYVTVTKSSVFPLFFCAHQPW; this comes from the exons ATGGGGAAATGCAAATTTAATGAAGCGTGGCGAGACAAACGAGCATTTCACTGGGTAAAACCTGTGGAAAACAACGTATTCGAAGCTTTTTGCAcagtatgcaaaaaaaaaatccagcttgGTACCATGGGCGTGAAGGCTCTAGAGTCTCATGCTAAATCAGCCAAGCACATCAGTTCCATGAAGGTGAAGGATCAAACTCCCTCCGTCGCCGGGGTGTTTCAgcctgctaatgttagccagctagctgatAATGTGTCTGAAGTAGCAGGTAACGTGAACCAGCCAGCTGCTAACGTTACTGCTACAGCCCTTCCAGCTACTAGCGCAACGCCCGTTAGTGTGGATCTGCGCACAGCCTTTGGGTccacaccaacaatgaaagcaGAGGTGTTGTGGACTCTCAACACAGTCGCCAAACATCAGTCCTACAATTCAAATGAGAACGTTTCCGATCTTTTCAAATTTATGTTCCCGGATTCAGACATAGCTACCACTTTCACGTGTGGTCCCGACAAAACGGCGTACATAGCCAAATTCGGTTTAGCGGTGTTCATCAAAGAGGAACTGGTGTCCAAAGTCAACAAATCGCCGTTCGTTCTGATGTTCGATGAGAGCCTCAACGagactacaaaaaataaacagctggaTGTGCATGTCCGCTTCTGGGACGAGGGACAGGTTCAGTCCAGATATTTGGGCTCCCGGTTCATGGGACATTCCACTGCACAAGACCTGCTGTCACATCTCAAA GAATGTATGGACAAACTGAACCTCAAGGACTTGGTGTCCATTTCAATGGATGGGCCCAGTGTTAACTGGAAACTGTTCGAACTTTTCCAGAAAGATCAAGCTGAGCAGTACGGAG GTCTTCAGCTCATTTGTGTGGGGAGCTGTGGCCTACACACGCTACACAATGCTTTCAAGTGTGGGTTCACTGCATGGCTGCTGGACAAGTTGCTGAGAGCAATGCACACATTGTTTAACAATGTGCCTGCCAGGAGAGAGGATTACGTCACCGTAACCAAGTCCAGTGtgttccccctttttttctgtgcCCATC AGCCCTGGTAG